Proteins encoded together in one Macadamia integrifolia cultivar HAES 741 chromosome 8, SCU_Mint_v3, whole genome shotgun sequence window:
- the LOC122086166 gene encoding geraniol 8-hydroxylase-like has product MDLLTLLLGLSLVLWSLRTAIILSRRNSKPISGKNLPPGPVPVPIVGSLFKLGDKPNESLAELANTYGPLMTIKLGGVTSIVASSAAIAKEVLQTHDQTLAGRTVVDAVRALNHHQASLVWLSASPRWRNLRKLCNHEIFTTQRLDASEPLRRLKVRQLLAHVRESAKVGRAVDIGQAAFATSLNLLSNTVFSVDMARPGSETAQEIKAMVWGLMEEAGKPNLSDYFSVLRPLDLQGVRRRFRFYLTRLHKLFDDMIDQRLNSRVSLSSQKTRNEDLLDVLLVHFQENTSEFGRSDMKSLLADIFGAGTDTTSTTLEWAMAELLHNPDSMAKVQLELRENLIEGKPVEEADVSKLPYLQAVVKETLRLHPPVPLLIPHRAETDVEICGFSVPKNAQVVINAWAISRDPSIWKNPTSFVPERFLGSSGIDVRGRDFELIPFGAGRRICPGLLLALRMVHLMLASLLQSFNWKLEGGMCAKEMDMADKFGITLQKAQPLRAIPLQLQMSQS; this is encoded by the exons atggatttGTTGACGTTGTTGCTAGGTCTCTCTCTGGTGCTTTGGAGTCTGCGCACTGCCATTATCCTTAGCAGGAGAAACAGTAAGCCAATCTCCGGCAAAAACCTCCCACCAGGTCCCGTCCCTGTCCCCATCGTTGGTAGCCTCTTCAAACTCGGTGACAAACCCAACGAGTCACTCGCCGAACTCGCCAACACCTATGGCCCTCTCATGACTATAAAGCTCGGTGGTGTGACCTCCATAGTTGCTTCCTCTGCCGCCATAGCCAAAGAAGTCCTCCAAACCCACGACCAAACCCTGGCCGGCCGAACTGTAGTGGACGCAGTTCGGGCTCTCAACCACCACCAAGCGTCTTTAGTGTGGCTCTCTGCCTCCCCTCGCTGGCGAAACCTCCGAAAGCTCTGTAACCATGAAATCTTCACAACACAGAGACTTGACGCCAGTGAACCCCTCCGGCGCCTCAAGGTTCGACAACTCCTCGCTCATGTTCGTGAAAGTGCCAAAGTGGGTCGAGCTGTTGATATCGGTCAAGCCGCATTTGCTACCTCCCTCAACTTGTTATCCAACACCGTCTTCTCCGTCGACATGGCTCGTCCCGGCTCTGAGACCGCACAAGAGATCAAAGCTATGGTGTGGGGATTAATGGAAGAGGCAGGAAAGCCTAACCTTTCAGATTATTTCTCTGTACTAAGGCCATTAGATCTACAAGGAGTAAGGCGgcggtttaggttttatttaACAAGACTACACAAACTGTTCGACGACATGATCGACCAAAGATTGAACTCCAgagtttctctttcttctcaaaAGACAAGAAATGAGGATTTATTAGATGTTCTTCTCGTTCATTTCCAAGAAAACACTTCTGAATTTGGCCGTTCTGATATGAAATCTTTGCTTGCA GACATATTTGGGGCTGGGACGGACACCACCTCAACAACATTGGAATGGGCTATGGCGGAGCTGCTCCATAATCCAGATTCAATGGCGAAGGTTCAATTGGAGCTTCGAGAAAATCTAATTGAAGGGAAACCAGTAGAGGAAGCAGATGTCTCTAAGCTCCCTTACTTACAAGCGGTGGTAAAGGAAACCTTACGTCTACACCCACCAGTTCCACTCTTGATCCCTCACAGAGCTGAAACTGATGTGGAAATTTGTGGGTTCTCTGTGCCCAAGAATGCTCAAGTTGTGATCAACGCCTGGGCTATTAGTAGAGATCCCAGTATATGGAAGAACCCCACTTCGTTTGTTCCTGAGAGGTTCTTGGGTTCGTCGGGGATTGATGTTAGAGGCAGAGATTTCGAGCTTATACCATTCGGTGCTGGGAGAAGGATCTGTCCAGGGTTGTTACTGGCGTTGAGGATGGTGCATCTGATGTTGGCTTCGCTTCTGCAATCTTTTAATTGGAAGCTTGAAGGTGGGATGTGTGCAAAGGAGATGGACATGGCTGATAAGTTTGGGATTACCTTGCAAAAAGCCCAGCCCCTCAGGGCAATACCCCTGCAGCTTCAGATGTCACAGTCTTGA